DNA from Kitasatospora acidiphila:
GGTGTCGGCCTGATCCTGTCGGGAATGGGCTGCGGCGCCCTGCTGGGCGCGCTGGTGGCCGCGAAGGTCGCGCGGCGGATCGGGCAAGGGCCGGCCATCTGGCTTGCACCGCTGGTTACTTGTCCGCTGACGGGCCTGATGCCGTTGACCCGGCCCGGTGGAGACATGGTCCTGTACGCGGCTGCGGTCGGCCTCGCGGCGCTGTCGCTGGGCGGAGTCGTCCGCGTGGTGGCCCAGTCGAGTCTGCAGCAGGCCCTCACACCTGACCGGCTGCTGGGCCGGATGAGCGCGACGGCCCGGTTCGTGTCCTGGGGCGGCCTGCCGCTGGGCGGCGTCCTGGGAGGCGCCTCGGGCACCGCGTTCGGTGCGCCAACCACCTTGTGGATCGGCACAGTCGGCATGACGCTGAGCTTCCTGCCCGCCTTCCTGTCACCGCTGCGCACCATGACCGCGCCCACCCTCCAAGACGGGGGTGGGCGCGATGAAGGACCAGCCGACGACCGTCAGCTGAGCGACGCGAGGTAGGCGCCCGCCTTCTCCGGGTCGAAGAACCAGTTCTCGAAGTCGGTCGCGTTGTCGAAGCCGTTGGCGAACCGGTCGGCGACCGGCTGGAGCTGACCGGCGGCGCCGATCAGGTTGAGCACGTGCTCCGGCGGCGGGGCGAGCATCGCGTTGGTCCACTTGGTGACCGGACCGGCGCTCACCCAGTAGCGGTCGAAGGCGCCCTGCATGAAGTCACGGTCGAACGGGCGGTCGCCATGGGCGAGGATCGCGTCCAGGTAGACGGCGGCGCACTTGGCGGCGTTGTTGGAGCCCTGGCCGGTAATCGGGTCGTTGGCCACCACCACGTCGGCGACTCCCAACGCCAGGCCACCGCTGGGCAGTTCGGCGATCGGGTTGCGCACCACGGGGGCATAGCGGCCGGCCAGGGTGGCACCGGCGTCGGTCAGCTCGACGCCGCCGAGGGTGCGCTCGTACTCCCAGGGCGTGAAGGTCTTCATCAGCTCCAGGGTCAGCCGCAGGTGCTCGCCCGGGTCCTTGACGTCACCGAAGACGTCCAGCGGGCCACCGGGGATGCCCTCCCAGAAGATGATGTCGCAGGGGCCGGACACGGTGAGCGCCGGAATCATGAACAGCTCGCCGACACCCGGGACCAGGTTGCAGCGCACCGCCTTGAAGTCGTGCTCCGGGCGCGGGCCAAGGCCGTGCACATAGGCGACGGCGAGGGCGCGCTGCGGGGTGGAGTACGGCGAACGGGAGTCGTCGCGACCGAACATGGAGACCAG
Protein-coding regions in this window:
- a CDS encoding styrene monooxygenase/indole monooxygenase family protein, whose protein sequence is MRKILIVGAGQAGLQLALGLQANGYDVTVMTNRTAGEVRDGRVLSTQCMFNTALGHERALGLNFWEEAAPRVEGLGVSVAGPESQRVIDWVGKLDGYAQSVDQRIKMAGWLEAFEQRGGKVVVHGVTVSDLDYFSRRYDLVVVAAGKGELVSMFGRDDSRSPYSTPQRALAVAYVHGLGPRPEHDFKAVRCNLVPGVGELFMIPALTVSGPCDIIFWEGIPGGPLDVFGDVKDPGEHLRLTLELMKTFTPWEYERTLGGVELTDAGATLAGRYAPVVRNPIAELPSGGLALGVADVVVANDPITGQGSNNAAKCAAVYLDAILAHGDRPFDRDFMQGAFDRYWVSAGPVTKWTNAMLAPPPEHVLNLIGAAGQLQPVADRFANGFDNATDFENWFFDPEKAGAYLASLS